From one Candidatus Methylomirabilota bacterium genomic stretch:
- the moeB gene encoding molybdopterin-synthase adenylyltransferase MoeB: MAGGAVPFNEEQVRRYSRHIILPEVGGKGQRKLLNSSALLVGAGGLGSPAALYLAAAGVGRLGIIDADVVDLSNLQRQILHHMDDVGRPKVVSAVEAIGQINPDVKVEPIQAVLSSANAKEVISQYDLVVNGCDNFPTRYLVNDACVLLKKPLVDGSIFKFEGQVTVFVPGHGCYRCLYPAPPPPGLVPSCQEAGVLGVLCGIVGSLQAIEAIKLLLGIGDSLAGRLLFFDSLGMEFRQVKVRRASDCPVCGDNPTITDLIDYHEFCGVPGGDH, translated from the coding sequence ATGGCAGGGGGGGCCGTACCCTTCAACGAAGAGCAGGTCCGCCGGTACAGTCGTCACATCATCCTCCCTGAGGTGGGCGGGAAGGGGCAGCGCAAGCTCTTGAACAGTTCGGCGTTGCTCGTCGGGGCGGGCGGTCTGGGCTCCCCTGCGGCCCTCTATCTGGCCGCTGCCGGTGTCGGTCGCCTTGGCATTATTGATGCCGATGTGGTGGACCTGAGCAACCTGCAGCGACAGATTCTCCATCACATGGATGATGTGGGACGACCGAAGGTCGTCTCGGCGGTCGAGGCGATTGGTCAGATAAATCCCGACGTGAAGGTGGAGCCGATTCAAGCGGTCCTCTCCTCGGCGAACGCGAAGGAGGTCATCAGCCAGTATGACCTGGTGGTGAACGGCTGCGACAATTTTCCGACCCGATACCTGGTCAACGACGCCTGTGTACTCCTGAAGAAACCCCTCGTGGACGGGTCTATCTTCAAGTTCGAAGGCCAGGTGACGGTCTTTGTCCCCGGTCACGGCTGCTATCGCTGCCTATACCCCGCGCCCCCGCCACCAGGGCTGGTCCCAAGCTGTCAGGAGGCCGGTGTGCTTGGCGTGCTGTGCGGTATCGTCGGGAGTCTCCAGGCGATCGAAGCGATTAAACTGTTACTTGGGATCGGCGACTCCCTGGCCGGGCGACTCCTCTTCTTCGATTCGTTGGGAATGGAGTTTCGGCAGGTCAAGGTGCGGCGAGCCTCCGATTGCCCGGTTTGCGGAGACAATCCGACCATCACCGATCTGATCGATTACCACGAGTTTTGTGGAGTGCCAGGCGGTGATCACTGA
- a CDS encoding YeeE/YedE family protein yields the protein MITEAANGVAMVRMMGLGLITGVAFGYALQRGRFCMNSTFRDILLARDLTLLRAYLLALLIQMVGVRAMAALGLF from the coding sequence GTGATCACTGAGGCCGCGAACGGTGTAGCGATGGTCCGGATGATGGGCCTGGGCCTCATCACCGGGGTGGCGTTCGGGTACGCCCTGCAGCGCGGCCGCTTCTGTATGAACTCGACGTTCCGCGATATCCTGCTGGCACGGGATCTTACCCTGCTGCGGGCCTATCTCCTGGCTCTTTTGATTCAGATGGTCGGAGTCAGGGCGATGGCGGCGTTGGGTCTGTTC